A window of the Comamonas sp. Y33R10-2 genome harbors these coding sequences:
- the groL gene encoding chaperonin GroEL (60 kDa chaperone family; promotes refolding of misfolded polypeptides especially under stressful conditions; forms two stacked rings of heptamers to form a barrel-shaped 14mer; ends can be capped by GroES; misfolded proteins enter the barrel where they are refolded when GroES binds), producing MAAKDVVFGGEARARMVEGVNILANAVKVTLGPKGRNVVLERSFGAPTVTKDGVSVAKEIELKDKLQNMGAQLVKEVASKTNDIAGDGTTTATVLAQAIVREGSKYVAAGLNPMDLKRGIDKAVAALVEELKKQSKATTTSKEIAQVGSISANSDESIGKIIADAMDKVGKEGVITVEEGKSLDNELDVVEGMQFDRGYLSPYFINNPEKQAAVLDNPFVLLFDKKISNIRDLLPTLEQVAKAGRPLLIIAEDVEGEALATLVVNTIRGILKVVAVKAPGFGDRRKAMLEDIAILTGGKVIAEEVGLALDKVTLEDLGQAQRVEIGKENTTIIDGAGQAAEIEARVKQIRAQIEEATSDYDREKLQERVAKLAGGVAVIKVGAATEVEMKEKKARVEDALHATRAAVEEGIVAGGGVALLRAKQAVGSLTTGNVEQDAGIKLVLAAVEAPLREIVANAGGEPSVVVNEVLKGQGTFGFNAANDTYGDMLEMGILDPTKVTRTALQNAASVASLLLTTECMIAEAPKADGGGAPDMGGMGGMGGMGGMGM from the coding sequence ATGGCAGCAAAAGACGTAGTTTTCGGTGGTGAAGCCCGCGCACGCATGGTTGAAGGCGTGAACATCTTGGCTAACGCAGTCAAGGTCACTCTGGGCCCTAAGGGTCGCAACGTGGTGCTGGAGCGCTCGTTCGGCGCCCCTACCGTGACCAAGGACGGTGTGTCCGTGGCCAAGGAAATCGAACTCAAGGACAAGCTGCAGAACATGGGCGCTCAGCTCGTGAAGGAAGTGGCCTCCAAGACCAACGACATCGCTGGTGACGGTACAACTACTGCTACCGTGCTGGCTCAAGCCATTGTGCGTGAAGGCTCCAAGTACGTTGCTGCTGGCCTGAACCCCATGGACCTGAAGCGCGGTATCGACAAGGCTGTCGCCGCACTGGTGGAAGAGCTGAAGAAGCAATCCAAGGCCACCACTACTTCCAAGGAAATCGCTCAAGTTGGCTCCATCTCCGCCAACTCCGACGAATCCATCGGCAAGATCATCGCTGACGCGATGGACAAGGTCGGCAAGGAAGGCGTGATCACCGTTGAAGAAGGCAAGTCCCTGGACAACGAACTCGACGTCGTTGAAGGCATGCAGTTCGACCGCGGCTACCTGTCGCCCTACTTCATCAACAACCCAGAAAAGCAAGCCGCTGTTCTGGACAACCCCTTCGTGCTGCTGTTCGACAAGAAGATCAGCAACATCCGTGACCTGCTGCCGACACTGGAGCAAGTTGCCAAGGCTGGCCGTCCCCTGCTGATCATTGCTGAAGATGTTGAAGGCGAAGCCCTGGCAACTTTGGTGGTGAACACCATCCGCGGCATCCTGAAGGTTGTGGCTGTGAAGGCTCCTGGCTTTGGCGATCGTCGCAAGGCCATGCTGGAAGACATCGCCATCCTGACTGGCGGCAAGGTCATCGCTGAAGAAGTGGGCCTGGCTCTGGACAAGGTCACTCTGGAAGATCTGGGCCAAGCTCAGCGCGTCGAAATCGGCAAGGAAAACACCACCATCATCGACGGTGCTGGCCAAGCTGCTGAAATCGAAGCCCGCGTCAAGCAAATCCGCGCTCAGATCGAAGAAGCTACTTCCGACTACGACCGTGAAAAGCTGCAAGAGCGCGTGGCCAAGCTGGCCGGCGGTGTTGCCGTGATCAAGGTTGGCGCTGCCACCGAAGTCGAAATGAAGGAAAAGAAGGCCCGCGTTGAAGACGCCCTGCACGCTACTCGCGCTGCTGTGGAAGAAGGCATCGTGGCCGGCGGCGGCGTGGCTCTGCTGCGCGCCAAGCAAGCTGTGGGCTCTTTGACCACTGGCAACGTCGAGCAAGACGCTGGTATCAAGCTGGTGCTGGCCGCTGTGGAAGCGCCTCTGCGCGAAATCGTGGCTAACGCCGGTGGCGAGCCATCGGTAGTGGTGAACGAAGTTCTGAAGGGCCAAGGCACTTTCGGCTTCAACGCTGCAAACGACACCTACGGCGACATGTTGGAAATGGGTATTCTGGACCCCACCAAGGTGACACGTACTGCTCTGCAGAACGCTGCATCCGTGGCCTCCCTGCTGCTGACTACAGAGTGCATGATTGCTGAAGCCCCTAAGGCTGACGGCGGCGGCGCTCCTGATATGGGCGGCATGGGCGGCATGGGCGGCATGGGCGGCATGGGCATGTAA
- the groES gene encoding co-chaperone GroES yields MNLRPLHDRVIVKRLENETKTASGIYIPDNAAEKPDQGEVLAVGPGKRNDKGEQIALNVKVGDRVLFGKYSGQTVKVDGDELLVMKEDDLFAVVEK; encoded by the coding sequence ATGAACCTGCGTCCCCTGCACGATCGTGTGATCGTCAAGCGCCTCGAAAACGAAACTAAGACAGCATCGGGCATCTATATCCCCGACAACGCTGCCGAGAAGCCTGACCAAGGCGAAGTGCTGGCAGTGGGTCCCGGCAAGCGTAACGACAAGGGCGAACAAATCGCTCTGAACGTGAAGGTCGGCGACCGCGTTCTGTTCGGCAAGTACTCTGGCCAAACCGTCAAGGTTGATGGCGACGAGCTGCTGGTGATGAAGGAAGACGACCTGTTCGCAGTCGTCGAGAAGTAA
- a CDS encoding chemotaxis protein CheW, which yields MPQKKHISLAQYAQDTLQIDSFIAHMRQVARCESSLQELSLMWRLIESSAKMNCPQEAQALLPMMAATRTGFEQLEQDLVQSMVAQAVEGVSRGLHSQAQHLMDTLVRNLYERTADVGFLATDVLLCRFMAGLDGHAPADKEQITQRLRAYRSKYTVYQEVLLLDCEGHVQASTQGTRAENSAASRLCRDPLIAQALQSQSFVQVFGATDLLPNQPSGLIYAHRMLHPVTQQPVGVLCLCFDFEGEMQGLWDERASAGGDEADTSIALLLDAQGQVLASSDRHWIGVGLQLKPHKNGANPLLTHGGRTYLVQSEVPAGYQGYMGPQGWRAQMMVPIELAFGTQGSSALQGVDAVVAQGLLAHAHRFCPPLHAISSAADTIRRVVWNGQAMSAGKQADNTRLQAVLEQIGETGARTNEVFTQSIRSLYSTVLATALRDNSLLTRLLVGLLDRNLYERANDCRWWALTPQLPALLQALKLGKATEGMSAEACELLTAIHALYTVYQQIVVYDAHGKIVAASLAGGAQDDLIGHFVERETLLKVQALQGAQAYYVSPWSPSDLQATGEPTYVYHAAIRSCTGEVLGGIGLIFHAQREFEAMLQGVLGTQADKRDTSDLPAGGAGASRQVAFFNRSGVVMSSSSAQILPGSVLDLPADMLTLSAGQSLARAMAYQGQYCVVAVTAGSGYREFKRSDGYEEEVLALSVQAFGPVQDDAQAAVWRRSTRVQSLPSAMPTTGENMEMATFFVGNSVLAVDAACVLEAQSAADIAPVSAGRLPHCVGTLARRSQGVVAGYVWVFDLSTLLYGKPLLRSAQSQVIVLEHQGLRLGLLVSDLEGVVRLQAGQMRRAPALAHMRESLVESLIQANDGDLLIQCLNVAALVAMLKAPAQVGVTY from the coding sequence ATGCCTCAAAAAAAACATATTTCATTGGCCCAGTACGCGCAAGACACGCTGCAGATAGACAGCTTCATTGCCCACATGCGCCAAGTGGCGCGATGTGAAAGTTCGCTGCAAGAGTTGAGCCTGATGTGGCGGCTCATCGAGTCATCCGCCAAGATGAATTGCCCGCAGGAGGCACAGGCTTTGCTGCCCATGATGGCTGCGACGCGCACAGGCTTTGAACAGTTAGAGCAGGACTTGGTGCAGTCCATGGTGGCGCAGGCGGTTGAGGGCGTAAGCCGCGGCTTGCACAGCCAAGCCCAGCACCTGATGGATACGCTGGTACGCAATCTGTATGAGCGAACCGCTGATGTGGGCTTTTTAGCGACGGATGTTTTGCTTTGTCGCTTTATGGCGGGGCTGGATGGACATGCTCCTGCCGATAAAGAACAGATCACCCAGCGCCTGCGGGCCTACCGCAGCAAGTACACGGTGTATCAAGAGGTGCTGCTGCTCGATTGCGAGGGTCATGTGCAGGCGAGCACACAGGGGACGCGAGCAGAAAATAGTGCAGCAAGTAGGCTATGCCGCGATCCACTGATTGCGCAGGCGCTGCAAAGCCAAAGCTTTGTGCAGGTATTTGGTGCGACTGATTTGCTGCCCAATCAGCCCAGCGGGCTGATTTATGCACACCGCATGCTGCATCCCGTCACCCAGCAGCCCGTGGGTGTGCTGTGCCTGTGTTTTGATTTTGAAGGCGAGATGCAGGGGCTGTGGGATGAGCGTGCCTCAGCCGGGGGTGATGAGGCTGATACCAGTATTGCCCTGCTGCTGGATGCGCAGGGTCAGGTGCTGGCCAGTAGCGATAGGCATTGGATTGGCGTAGGTCTGCAGTTGAAGCCTCACAAAAATGGTGCAAACCCGCTTTTGACGCATGGGGGGCGCACTTATTTGGTGCAGTCCGAGGTGCCCGCCGGCTATCAAGGCTATATGGGCCCGCAGGGCTGGCGTGCGCAAATGATGGTGCCTATCGAGTTGGCTTTTGGAACACAGGGGAGCAGCGCTTTGCAGGGTGTAGATGCTGTGGTGGCCCAAGGCTTGCTGGCCCATGCCCATCGATTTTGCCCACCATTACATGCCATTTCTAGTGCGGCAGACACCATCAGGCGAGTGGTCTGGAACGGGCAAGCCATGTCTGCTGGCAAGCAAGCGGACAACACCCGGCTACAGGCCGTGCTGGAGCAAATTGGCGAGACAGGCGCTCGCACCAACGAGGTGTTTACCCAGTCCATTCGCTCCCTCTACAGCACGGTGCTGGCGACGGCGCTGCGCGATAACAGCTTGCTGACCCGTCTGCTGGTGGGTTTGCTGGACCGCAATCTCTACGAGCGCGCCAATGATTGCCGCTGGTGGGCCTTGACGCCGCAATTGCCCGCCTTGTTGCAAGCCTTGAAGTTAGGCAAAGCCACCGAAGGCATGAGCGCCGAGGCGTGCGAGTTACTCACCGCCATTCATGCGCTTTACACGGTCTATCAGCAGATCGTGGTGTACGACGCTCACGGAAAAATTGTGGCGGCAAGCTTAGCGGGCGGTGCGCAAGATGATCTGATAGGCCACTTTGTCGAGCGAGAGACTTTGCTCAAAGTGCAAGCCTTGCAAGGAGCGCAGGCCTATTACGTCTCGCCGTGGAGCCCTTCTGATTTGCAGGCGACTGGCGAGCCGACCTATGTTTATCACGCAGCCATTCGCTCTTGTACGGGCGAGGTGCTGGGCGGTATTGGACTCATCTTCCATGCGCAGCGCGAGTTTGAAGCCATGCTGCAAGGTGTGCTGGGTACGCAGGCTGATAAGAGGGATACGAGCGATTTGCCTGCTGGCGGTGCTGGAGCGAGTCGGCAGGTGGCCTTCTTCAATCGCTCAGGCGTCGTGATGTCCTCATCGTCAGCGCAAATCTTGCCGGGCTCGGTGCTGGATTTGCCTGCCGATATGCTGACTTTGTCGGCCGGCCAGAGTCTTGCGCGGGCCATGGCGTATCAAGGCCAATACTGCGTGGTGGCGGTGACGGCAGGCAGCGGCTACCGTGAATTCAAGCGTAGCGATGGCTATGAGGAGGAGGTGCTAGCCCTTTCCGTGCAGGCCTTCGGGCCGGTGCAGGACGATGCCCAAGCTGCAGTCTGGCGCCGCAGCACCCGTGTGCAAAGCCTGCCGTCGGCTATGCCAACAACGGGGGAAAACATGGAAATGGCGACGTTCTTTGTGGGCAACAGCGTGCTGGCCGTAGACGCAGCCTGTGTGCTGGAGGCACAAAGCGCAGCCGACATTGCCCCCGTATCCGCCGGTCGCTTGCCGCACTGCGTTGGCACTCTTGCAAGGCGTAGCCAAGGTGTGGTGGCTGGCTATGTCTGGGTGTTTGATCTGAGCACTTTGCTTTATGGCAAACCCCTGCTCAGAAGCGCGCAAAGTCAAGTGATTGTGCTGGAGCACCAAGGGCTGAGGCTGGGCTTGCTGGTCAGCGATCTGGAAGGCGTCGTCAGACTGCAAGCGGGGCAAATGCGCAGAGCGCCTGCATTGGCGCACATGCGTGAGTCACTGGTGGAGAGCTTGATTCAAGCCAACGACGGTGATTTGCTCATTCAGTGCCTGAACGTGGCGGCCTTGGTGGCGATGCTCAAGGCGCCCGCTCAGGTGGGCGTTACTTACTGA
- a CDS encoding H-NS family nucleoid-associated regulatory protein, with translation MPSYKELIARKSELDKRIEEMRDIEAKEALVTIKQLIETFGFTSQQVFPWKPEEKKKVEAKYYDPESGASWTGRGKPPKWIDGKDRSQYEIKTESAIQYYSAPLDENNPFPVQ, from the coding sequence ATGCCCAGCTACAAAGAACTCATCGCCCGCAAAAGCGAACTTGACAAACGTATTGAAGAAATGCGCGACATCGAAGCCAAAGAGGCTTTGGTCACCATCAAGCAATTAATTGAGACTTTCGGTTTCACTTCTCAGCAAGTCTTCCCGTGGAAGCCTGAAGAGAAAAAGAAGGTAGAAGCCAAGTACTACGACCCCGAAAGCGGCGCTAGCTGGACTGGCCGCGGCAAGCCGCCAAAGTGGATTGACGGCAAGGACCGCAGCCAGTACGAGATCAAGACGGAGTCAGCCATCCAGTACTACAGCGCACCGCTGGACGAAAACAATCCCTTTCCGGTTCAGTAA
- a CDS encoding GNAT family N-acetyltransferase, producing MSTLNIRPATEQDIDLILFFVRELAIYEKAEDEAKATPEHVRRTLFCEHPAVFGLICEVDGKAVGFAVYFFNYSTWQGQHGLYLEDLYITPDARGHGAGKALLQHLAQIAIAKDCGRFEWSCLDWNTPSLKFYDSLGALPQTEWIRYRMTGGALQALASGTKTVNEAA from the coding sequence ATGAGCACTTTGAACATCCGCCCCGCCACCGAGCAAGACATAGACCTCATCTTGTTCTTTGTGCGAGAGCTGGCCATTTACGAAAAAGCCGAAGACGAAGCCAAGGCCACGCCTGAGCATGTACGCCGCACCCTGTTTTGCGAGCACCCAGCCGTCTTTGGCCTGATCTGTGAAGTCGATGGCAAAGCGGTGGGCTTTGCTGTGTATTTCTTCAATTACTCCACTTGGCAAGGCCAGCACGGCTTGTATTTGGAAGACCTTTACATCACCCCCGACGCTCGTGGTCACGGTGCTGGCAAAGCGCTGTTGCAGCACTTGGCGCAAATCGCCATTGCCAAAGACTGTGGCCGCTTTGAATGGAGCTGTCTGGACTGGAACACGCCCTCGCTGAAGTTCTACGACAGCTTGGGCGCCCTGCCGCAAACGGAGTGGATTCGCTACCGCATGACAGGGGGTGCCCTGCAAGCCCTTGCAAGCGGCACAAAAACCGTCAACGAAGCCGCGTAA
- a CDS encoding bifunctional nicotinamide-nucleotide adenylyltransferase/Nudix hydroxylase codes for MPQASSYTASKHITSASPETLPTSMPLHTAVLIGRFQPLHNGHMALLHAALQRARQVVVVLGSAWQAPNPKNPFSWQERAQMLRNALSKEDAARVQCVPVRDYYNEPLWVNAVRSAVQAHVPEGASVALVGHFKDSSSSYLARFPGWELISLPRLGQFDATPLRDILFGEDSASAEALSATLGKLSTQMPQSTLRFLQHWAQTPEYVRLQKEWHMLKSYKEAWAKAPYPPMFVTVDALLRCHAKGQDHVLLIQRGHAPGVGQWALPGGFLEQRDSLWQSCLRELREETCSTISEADLLAALQAVQVFDHPDRSLRGRTITHVHYLDLGMQPALPPVQGADDAALARWVPIANLAQMEASFFEDHFKILCQFLPISLLHGEQPARQLA; via the coding sequence ATGCCTCAAGCCAGTTCCTACACCGCCAGCAAGCACATTACTTCTGCCTCGCCAGAGACGCTACCCACATCGATGCCCCTGCACACCGCCGTGCTGATTGGTCGTTTTCAGCCCCTGCACAACGGCCATATGGCGCTGCTGCACGCCGCATTGCAGCGCGCACGCCAGGTGGTCGTGGTGCTGGGCAGCGCCTGGCAAGCTCCCAACCCCAAAAACCCCTTTAGCTGGCAAGAGCGTGCGCAGATGCTGCGCAACGCGCTATCAAAAGAGGACGCTGCACGCGTGCAGTGCGTGCCCGTGCGCGACTATTACAACGAGCCGCTGTGGGTCAACGCCGTGCGCAGCGCCGTGCAGGCGCATGTGCCAGAAGGCGCCAGCGTGGCGCTGGTGGGCCACTTCAAAGACTCCAGCAGTAGCTATCTGGCCCGCTTTCCCGGCTGGGAGCTGATCAGCCTGCCACGTCTGGGCCAGTTTGATGCCACGCCACTGCGCGACATTCTTTTTGGCGAAGACAGCGCGTCGGCAGAGGCCTTGAGCGCCACCCTAGGCAAGCTCTCTACCCAAATGCCTCAGAGCACGCTGAGATTTTTGCAGCACTGGGCACAAACGCCTGAATATGTGCGCCTGCAAAAAGAGTGGCACATGCTGAAAAGCTACAAAGAAGCTTGGGCCAAAGCGCCTTACCCGCCCATGTTTGTGACGGTAGATGCGCTGCTGCGCTGTCATGCCAAGGGCCAAGACCATGTGCTGCTCATTCAGCGCGGCCATGCGCCCGGTGTGGGCCAATGGGCCTTGCCCGGCGGCTTTTTAGAGCAGCGCGACAGCCTGTGGCAGTCTTGCCTGCGCGAGCTGCGCGAGGAGACTTGCTCCACCATCAGCGAAGCCGATCTGCTGGCCGCCTTGCAAGCCGTGCAAGTCTTTGATCACCCTGACCGCAGCCTGCGCGGGCGCACCATCACCCATGTGCATTATTTGGATTTAGGCATGCAGCCAGCCCTGCCGCCCGTGCAAGGCGCAGACGATGCAGCCCTTGCACGCTGGGTGCCGATTGCAAACTTGGCACAGATGGAGGCGAGCTTTTTTGAAGACCACTTCAAGATCCTCTGCCAGTTCCTTCCCATTTCGCTTTTGCACGGTGAGCAGCCGGCTCGGCAACTCGCTTAA
- a CDS encoding NAD+ synthase, which produces MLKVTLAQLNYTVGDIQGNIRRMSEAAAKAAADQADLVVFSELSLSGYYPGDMLDEPSFLQRLDAGLQDLLAATRQHPDLHWVVGAPTRHQGPGKPLHNSLLVLKDGQIRLQYDKQLLPTYNIFDERRHFEPGADTAKVLRVGNCQVGFLVCEDGWNDEGADYATNPFSRMGDAAPDMVVSINASPSHLGKREQRHEVFTQAAARHKLSILYVNQIGGQDQIVFDGASFVVEPEAGVVFEAKRFEEDIYTLELSDDGHFKSLNGSALHAVPTQGLPTMEFYRQQIVLGLRDYARRCGFKQVVVGSSGGIDSALTLALAVDALGADNVVGITMPSSYSSAGSVDDSVDLCRNLGIKLYEHPIKELVTTYARQFEASFGEPLKGLALENLQARTRGTTLMEFSNAFGHLLLTTGNKSEVSVGYCTLYGDTNGGLGLLGDLYKTEVFELSRHINAHAGRELIPQVIIDKPPSAELAPGQKDEDSLPPYAVLDEILKWHIEGQHLSSKEYAHAAAFVEKLRTQTGGPEIIARVQKLVFRSEYKRRQAPPMLRVRPRAFGTGRQMPIAAHYE; this is translated from the coding sequence ATGTTGAAAGTCACCCTCGCCCAGCTTAATTACACCGTAGGCGACATTCAGGGCAATATCCGCCGCATGAGCGAAGCTGCTGCCAAGGCGGCAGCCGATCAGGCTGATTTGGTAGTCTTCTCCGAGCTGTCGCTGTCGGGCTACTACCCCGGCGACATGCTGGACGAGCCCAGTTTTCTGCAGCGGCTGGATGCCGGTCTGCAGGACTTGCTGGCCGCCACGCGCCAGCACCCTGATCTGCACTGGGTGGTGGGTGCCCCCACGCGCCACCAAGGCCCCGGCAAGCCGCTGCACAACAGCCTGCTGGTGCTCAAAGACGGGCAGATTCGCCTGCAGTACGACAAGCAACTGCTGCCCACCTACAACATTTTTGACGAGCGCCGCCACTTTGAGCCAGGCGCCGACACCGCCAAGGTGCTGCGCGTGGGCAACTGCCAGGTAGGCTTTCTGGTCTGCGAAGACGGCTGGAACGACGAAGGCGCGGACTACGCTACCAACCCGTTTTCACGCATGGGAGACGCTGCGCCCGACATGGTGGTCAGCATCAACGCCAGCCCCAGCCACCTGGGAAAGCGCGAGCAGCGCCATGAGGTCTTCACCCAAGCAGCGGCGCGGCACAAGCTGTCAATTCTTTATGTGAACCAGATTGGCGGGCAGGACCAGATCGTGTTTGACGGTGCCTCCTTCGTGGTGGAGCCCGAAGCCGGTGTGGTGTTCGAGGCCAAGCGTTTTGAGGAAGACATTTACACACTGGAGCTGAGCGATGACGGCCACTTCAAGTCTCTGAATGGATCGGCCCTGCATGCCGTACCCACACAGGGTCTGCCCACCATGGAGTTCTACCGCCAGCAAATCGTACTGGGTCTGCGCGACTATGCGCGGCGCTGCGGCTTCAAGCAGGTGGTGGTGGGCAGCTCCGGCGGTATTGATTCGGCACTGACGCTGGCTTTGGCCGTGGATGCGCTGGGCGCTGACAACGTGGTCGGCATCACCATGCCGTCGAGCTATTCGTCGGCCGGCTCGGTGGATGACTCGGTGGATCTGTGTCGCAATCTGGGCATCAAGCTCTACGAGCACCCGATTAAAGAGTTGGTCACCACCTATGCCCGCCAGTTTGAGGCCAGCTTTGGCGAGCCGCTCAAGGGCCTGGCTCTGGAGAATCTGCAGGCCCGCACTCGCGGCACCACGCTGATGGAGTTCAGCAACGCCTTTGGCCACCTGCTGCTGACCACGGGCAACAAATCCGAAGTGTCTGTGGGCTACTGCACGCTGTATGGCGACACCAATGGCGGCCTGGGTCTGCTGGGCGATCTGTACAAGACCGAGGTCTTTGAGCTGTCGCGCCACATCAATGCACATGCGGGCCGTGAGCTGATTCCGCAGGTCATCATCGACAAACCGCCCTCGGCCGAACTGGCACCGGGCCAAAAGGACGAAGACAGCCTGCCGCCTTATGCCGTGCTGGACGAAATCCTCAAGTGGCATATCGAGGGCCAGCATCTGTCCAGCAAGGAGTACGCCCATGCCGCAGCCTTTGTGGAAAAACTGCGCACCCAGACCGGCGGGCCTGAGATCATTGCGCGCGTGCAAAAGCTAGTGTTTCGCAGCGAGTACAAGCGCAGGCAAGCCCCGCCCATGCTGCGCGTGCGCCCTCGCGCCTTTGGTACCGGCCGGCAAATGCCAATTGCGGCACACTACGAGTAA
- the pncB gene encoding nicotinate phosphoribosyltransferase — protein MQPIITNLLDTDLYKFTMWQAMLHRHPQTEAVYEFVCRTPTAFPLTDLLPEVERELDALCSLRFGKDDLDYLASLRFIKSDFIDFLRIFQLQRSFIKAWADGDTLHIEARGPQVHVMGFEIYVLSIVNELYFRRFDEQAAITEGRKRLAHKIEQLKHLAEEATLRNPFELFDFGVRRRFSGAWQREVVQAFAQETSQWFRGTSNVLMARDMNLVPIGTMAHEYLQTYQALGVRLRDFQVAALEDWVQEYRGDLGIALTDTVGMDAFLADFDLYFAKLFDGLRHDSGDPFEWGEKAIAHYEKLRIPPQSKRLVFSDGLDLDMALALYHRFADRIQCGFGVGTRLTNDMGLTTINIVMKLTHANGQPVAKISDSPGKTLCNDETYLAYLRQVFSIAEPAAKKA, from the coding sequence ATGCAGCCAATCATCACCAACCTGCTGGACACCGACCTCTACAAGTTCACCATGTGGCAGGCCATGCTGCACCGCCACCCTCAAACCGAGGCGGTGTATGAGTTTGTCTGCCGCACGCCCACGGCCTTTCCGTTGACCGATTTGCTGCCCGAAGTAGAGCGAGAGTTGGATGCGCTTTGCAGCCTGCGCTTTGGCAAAGACGACTTAGATTACCTGGCTAGCCTGCGTTTCATCAAAAGCGACTTCATCGACTTTTTGCGCATCTTTCAGCTGCAGCGCTCCTTCATCAAAGCCTGGGCCGATGGCGACACCCTGCACATCGAGGCGCGCGGCCCGCAGGTCCACGTGATGGGCTTTGAGATTTACGTGCTGTCCATCGTCAACGAGCTGTATTTTCGCCGCTTTGATGAGCAAGCGGCCATCACCGAAGGCCGCAAGCGGCTGGCCCACAAAATCGAACAACTCAAGCACTTGGCCGAGGAAGCCACGCTGCGCAACCCCTTTGAGCTGTTTGACTTTGGCGTGCGCCGGCGCTTCTCCGGCGCTTGGCAGCGCGAGGTGGTGCAAGCCTTTGCGCAAGAGACTTCGCAGTGGTTCAGGGGCACATCCAATGTGCTGATGGCACGCGACATGAATTTGGTGCCCATTGGCACCATGGCGCACGAATATCTGCAAACCTACCAAGCACTGGGCGTGCGCCTGCGCGACTTCCAAGTCGCAGCGTTGGAAGACTGGGTGCAAGAGTACCGGGGCGACCTCGGTATCGCCCTGACCGATACCGTGGGCATGGACGCATTTCTGGCCGACTTCGACCTGTACTTTGCCAAGCTATTCGACGGCCTGCGCCACGACTCAGGGGACCCGTTTGAGTGGGGTGAAAAAGCCATCGCCCACTATGAAAAGCTGCGCATTCCACCCCAAAGCAAGCGCCTGGTCTTCTCAGACGGGCTGGACTTGGACATGGCTCTCGCCCTGTACCACCGCTTTGCCGATCGCATTCAGTGCGGCTTTGGTGTGGGCACGCGCCTGACCAACGATATGGGCCTGACCACCATCAACATCGTGATGAAGTTAACCCACGCCAACGGCCAGCCCGTGGCCAAAATTTCAGACTCGCCCGGCAAGACGCTGTGCAACGATGAGACCTATCTGGCCTATCTGCGCCAGGTTTTCAGCATTGCGGAACCCGCGGCCAAAAAGGCTTGA
- a CDS encoding cysteine hydrolase, translated as MSYTDTQLLIIDPQNDFCDLPADWQPRSPITGQITAPSLPVTGAHADMQRLASWITSQGAKLAQITITLDSHQSYDIAHPVFWQQRDGSAVTPFTQITAAQVRAGDFAPRNTPELPRTLQYVDQLEAQGSYTLMVWPLHCEIGSWGHGVHASVLSVCLQWQEVQHRAVRHVFKGMHPWTEHYSAIRAEVPNAQDPETGLNTPLLERLRHNQTLVIAGEASSHCVRATTEHIVQNWGSGDLSRIVLLTDCMSPVAGFEAAHTDFLQRMRAIGVRCETSASFG; from the coding sequence ATGAGCTACACAGACACCCAGTTACTCATCATCGACCCGCAAAATGACTTCTGCGACCTGCCTGCCGATTGGCAACCGCGCTCGCCCATCACAGGGCAGATCACTGCGCCAAGCCTGCCCGTGACAGGAGCTCACGCCGATATGCAGCGTCTCGCCAGCTGGATTACCAGCCAAGGCGCCAAGCTGGCACAAATCACCATCACCCTCGATTCGCACCAGAGCTACGACATTGCCCACCCCGTCTTCTGGCAACAACGGGACGGCAGTGCAGTTACACCCTTCACCCAGATCACGGCGGCGCAGGTCCGCGCTGGTGACTTTGCCCCGCGCAATACGCCAGAGCTGCCCCGCACCCTGCAGTATGTTGACCAGCTGGAAGCGCAGGGCAGCTACACGCTAATGGTCTGGCCGCTGCACTGCGAGATTGGCAGCTGGGGCCACGGCGTGCATGCCAGCGTGCTCAGCGTCTGCCTCCAGTGGCAAGAGGTGCAGCACCGCGCCGTGCGCCATGTCTTCAAGGGCATGCACCCCTGGACTGAGCATTACAGTGCCATTCGCGCCGAGGTGCCTAATGCGCAAGACCCAGAAACCGGGCTGAATACACCCTTGCTGGAGCGCCTGCGCCACAACCAAACGCTGGTGATTGCCGGTGAGGCCAGCAGCCACTGCGTGCGTGCCACGACCGAGCACATTGTGCAGAACTGGGGCAGCGGTGATCTCTCACGCATCGTGCTGCTCACCGACTGCATGAGCCCCGTCGCTGGGTTTGAAGCTGCGCACACCGACTTCCTGCAGCGCATGCGTGCAATCGGTGTACGCTGCGAAACCAGCGCCAGCTTTGGTTGA